The Desulfofalx alkaliphila DSM 12257 genome contains the following window.
CAAAATTCATCTATGGCATCGTTGGAGTTGTTAACATTATCTCCAGAAGCATAAATTTGCTCGTGAATAGCATCAAACCTTTTTTGCAGTTCACTGTACATTCTATTGGACCATTTGTCTCTTTCAGTTAACTCTCTTTTTTTAATGACACTCTTGTCCATATTTACAGATGGAGGGATCTCTGAAATACTTTTTTCTTCCTCTACATTTAAATAAACATTGTTCACACCATTTGTAATCCATGCGAAATTAGGGAAAGGATCTAACTCCATGGCCTCATAATTGAACTCTATTACCAGTTCAGGACTTAATTCTGTACCATCTTCTACTTTCTTAACATAAACATAAACGCCACTATCTCCTGCCATAAAAGCCATTTCATTAACATCTATGATTTCCTTATACCCTAATTCATTCAGTTTGTCTTTTAATTGTTCCATTAATATTACCTCCTTGGATTTACTTCTTACTAATAATCACACCATTAGGTGTATAGTAGTTTTGGCTGTTTTCAACTATTTCCAATAGTTCTGCCTTACTAATAGTGAATGGTATTTGCTCCATAACTTTTCTCAAAGGAATTTTGGGCTTCTCTTTAAATAACTGATCTAGTATCCGTAATACTTTTTGCTCAATATCCCCTTCACCTATTGAATACATTCCACCCTCTTTGGTAATTTTTTTATCCATTTCTAAAAACAATCTTACTTGAGATTGATTCCACTGGATGCCAATCTCATTAAATCTGCTATGCACTTCAGATAATGTTTTAGGAGTTTTTAATTGCTCGTATGCTTTCTCAAGCATAGATTTCCCTTCTCCTTTCTTTTGCGATAATAAGAATAAGTTCACCTTACATTAGAGCATATACATAATTCTTCATATTTTCTGCTATTTCAGACTCTTCTGTTATACTCAATCTTGGAATACGAATACTTTCAAATTCTCTTCTGTTTATTGTCTTAAAATATAAACCTATAGAACCGGCTTCAATCTGTTTTAAAATAATAGGCTGCTTGAATAAAAATAACAGGTAAAAAGGATCTATACTTACAGGCTTGATATTATAAAAAGCATCACTAGCCATCAACCCTTCATGTTTATCAGTAATCACTGCCGTCACATGTTTTTTTGTTCCCGTAGCACTTCCTGACTTTGCAGTAATCAATTCATTTTTCTCTAATACATACCTAATTCTACTGCTGAGGTTTTTATATAAGTCCCTTTCAGTGCTTGTAATAATGGAAAGATCGTCATCTACATTAGATATATTGATATACTCAACTATTTGGTTTTCATCCATTTTAGGTTTTATAGCCTTCTTAATTTTCACCACTTGACCTAATGGCTGCCAACAAATATTACTACAACCATTATGAATTGTTTTATAAAGTTTACTTTGAAAATAGGTATAGTATTTGGGGTCTAGTCTATCAACATTTATTTCATTTCCGTTTATATAAACACTATTAGAAACTTTAAATAAATCAGCGTCTTGCACAATATAATTGTTTAAAATATCCTTACATGCCTCATACAACCTATATGCATCTTTTCTATTATTGGTCTGTATGGGTTCATTAAAGGAGATGCTCTCATAATCCGCTGGTATTTTTAACTCCTTTATGTCACTAATACTTATGCGATTAATCAATCCACTTTTTATTGATTCAAGAGCATATTGACCTGCTTCACTATTCAAGTAAGCAACTAATCTTCTTGCTGTAAAAGGTTGCTTCAACCTTATCCTAATAATATCTGATGAAATAACACAGTCTTCTAAATTTGATGTTACCCTTACAACTTGACCCGATCTGCCTACCGCTGTTACCAGCACATCGTTTTCTTTTATGTAATCTTTTTCCCTCAGACCTTCTGCAGATATTGATTTTATGGATGGTTGGTATATTGTTCCATCTTTAAAATCACCTACGTTAATAAGCCTAATCCCTTCATCTATATAGTTTCTTTTTACCCTAGTACCATCAGTTATTTCAGTAGCAATGCTAGATAATTTTACTGTTTTAATACCTTCCAAAGACTTAATGCTTTTGTAATGATTTATTGTATAGCGGTAAGAGATATTTTTCGGGTGAATATAATGTGGTTCTACGAAGCAGCAATCCAATAACTCACCTTCTTTCTATTGCATAATTTCTCTTTTTTATTTTAAATTAATTGTATCGCATAATTTCTCTTTTGTAAAGGACCAATTGAAAATATTTCTACTTTTTTCTAATATCAAACTGAAGGACTCGATCTTAAAATTAATAATTAAACCTTTCCGTTTCGTTTATTTTCCAGGCATTATCTCTAATTTACTCAAATTCCCTATTTTATTTATATTAATTCATATTTTTTCTTCTTTTTCCTCGCAAAATCTATTTTATTTATTTTCATTACATTTTCATTGAGTAAATCTTCTACTTGTTTTAGGAACACATCGAAAATTGAGCAAAAAAAATAACCGTTTTGTGATTGTAAACAAAATGGTTATTTTAAAAAAGTCTATTTTAGCCTATTTATACTGATTTAGCCCTATATTAGCCTACTGGGATTTTATATCTATTTTTTTCTATTTCTTTTGATTTTGTTCCTTTTATTTATTTTATTTGTAGCACAGTCATCCTCTATAGCGATTTTTTTCGGCACGAATAAAATAATTAGGAAAATCAACTCCCTCTACGCTTAAACAGGCAGTATATCTCAATATATCCGCCAATATTGAAAGTT
Protein-coding sequences here:
- a CDS encoding restriction endonuclease subunit S; the protein is MEGIKTVKLSSIATEITDGTRVKRNYIDEGIRLINVGDFKDGTIYQPSIKSISAEGLREKDYIKENDVLVTAVGRSGQVVRVTSNLEDCVISSDIIRIRLKQPFTARRLVAYLNSEAGQYALESIKSGLINRISISDIKELKIPADYESISFNEPIQTNNRKDAYRLYEACKDILNNYIVQDADLFKVSNSVYINGNEINVDRLDPKYYTYFQSKLYKTIHNGCSNICWQPLGQVVKIKKAIKPKMDENQIVEYINISNVDDDLSIITSTERDLYKNLSSRIRYVLEKNELITAKSGSATGTKKHVTAVITDKHEGLMASDAFYNIKPVSIDPFYLLFLFKQPIILKQIEAGSIGLYFKTINRREFESIRIPRLSITEESEIAENMKNYVYALM